Proteins found in one Amycolatopsis aidingensis genomic segment:
- the pelF gene encoding GT4 family glycosyltransferase PelF — protein sequence MTAAETARHIAVVSESTYPFGPGGVSLWTHQLIEGMPEHSFTAVAITAHGTERVAWPVPANLAGVVNIPLWAGPPARARRVPGSFADTHRAFLRAMLAAAEPDPRLRHERGTEFLAALRGFFDYARHGDLGAALSTNDSVDRLLVAWREAGEGAPGKLTLHDAIVATDRIEHLLRPLAQPPVRADVCHLAMNGTSALVGMAAKWAHGTPIVLSEHGVYLRERYLGSAQEPVSPAVRLLLLRFFRALAAAGYRTADLLAPHSSYNRRWGIYNGAAPERVRTMYNGIDPADFPPAGAEPDEATIVFVGRIDPLKDLHTLLRAFALVRARRPGARLRMFGPVPAGNEDYHADCLRLAAELGLDGSAVFEGRVPRQADAYHAGHLVALPSVSEGFPYTVVESMCTGRPPVCTDVGGVREAVGDAGLVVPPRDHAAFAAACLRLLDDAGLRRELGARARRRVLDRFTLGRWNDAYREVYRDLLRDPVPALTGGPGTVAVD from the coding sequence ATGACGGCCGCGGAGACCGCACGGCATATCGCCGTGGTGTCGGAGAGCACCTACCCGTTCGGGCCAGGTGGGGTGAGCCTGTGGACGCACCAGCTGATCGAGGGAATGCCGGAGCACAGCTTCACCGCGGTGGCGATCACAGCCCACGGCACCGAGCGCGTCGCCTGGCCGGTTCCGGCCAACCTGGCCGGGGTGGTGAACATCCCGCTGTGGGCGGGGCCGCCGGCGCGGGCCCGGCGGGTGCCCGGCTCCTTCGCCGACACCCATCGCGCGTTCCTGCGCGCCATGCTCGCCGCGGCCGAGCCGGACCCGCGGCTACGCCATGAGCGCGGCACCGAGTTCCTCGCGGCGCTGCGCGGCTTTTTCGACTACGCCCGGCACGGTGACCTGGGGGCCGCACTGTCCACGAACGACTCGGTGGACCGGCTGCTGGTGGCCTGGCGGGAGGCAGGCGAAGGCGCGCCGGGGAAGCTGACCCTACATGACGCGATCGTGGCCACCGACCGGATCGAGCACCTGCTCCGGCCACTGGCCCAGCCACCGGTACGGGCGGACGTCTGTCACCTGGCGATGAACGGCACCAGCGCCCTGGTCGGTATGGCGGCGAAATGGGCACACGGCACCCCGATCGTGCTTTCCGAACACGGGGTGTACCTGCGCGAGCGCTATCTCGGCAGCGCGCAGGAACCGGTGTCCCCCGCGGTGCGGTTGCTGTTGCTGCGGTTCTTCCGCGCGCTGGCCGCCGCGGGCTACCGGACCGCGGACCTGCTGGCACCGCACTCCAGCTACAACCGGCGCTGGGGGATCTACAACGGCGCGGCCCCGGAGCGGGTACGCACCATGTACAACGGCATCGACCCCGCCGACTTCCCACCGGCCGGGGCGGAACCGGACGAGGCGACCATCGTGTTCGTCGGCCGGATCGACCCGCTGAAGGACCTGCACACCCTGCTCAGGGCGTTCGCGCTGGTGCGGGCGCGGCGGCCGGGGGCGCGGCTGCGGATGTTCGGTCCGGTCCCGGCTGGCAACGAGGACTATCACGCCGACTGCCTGCGGCTGGCGGCCGAGCTCGGCCTGGACGGCTCCGCGGTTTTCGAGGGCAGGGTGCCCCGCCAGGCAGACGCCTACCACGCTGGTCACCTGGTCGCGCTGCCCAGCGTGTCCGAGGGGTTCCCGTACACCGTGGTGGAGTCGATGTGCACCGGGCGGCCACCGGTGTGCACCGATGTCGGCGGGGTCCGCGAAGCGGTCGGCGACGCCGGGCTGGTGGTGCCGCCCCGTGACCATGCCGCCTTCGCCGCGGCCTGCCTGCGCCTGCTGGACGACGCCGGGCTGCGGCGCGAGCTCG